CCGGGGGTCACTGGTAGAGGGTTCCCGTGTTGACCACCGGCTGGGCCGCGCGGTCACCGCAGAGGACGACCATCAGGTTCGAGACCATGGCGGCCTTGCGCTCCGGGTCCAGTTCCACGATCTCCTCCTCGGCCAGGCGGGTCAGGGCCAGCTCGACCATGCCCACCGCACCTTCCACGATCTGCTTGCGTGCCGCCACGACCGCGCCCGCCTGCTGGCGCTGGAGCATCGCGGAGGCGATCTCCGGAGCGTACGCGAGATGCGTGAAGCGGGACTCGATGATGTGCACGCCGGCCGCCTCGACGCGCGCGTGCAATTCGACCGCCAGCTTCTCGGTGATCTCCTCGGCGTTCCCGCGCAGCGACAGGCCGCCCTCGTCGTGCGAGTCGTACGGGTACTCGATCGCGATGTGCCGGACCGCCGCCTCGGTCTGGGTCTCGACGAACTCCGTGAAGTCCTCGACCTCGAAGGTGGCCCGCGCGGTGTCCTCGACCCGCCACACCACGACCGCCGCCAGCTCGATCGGGTTGCCGTAGGCGTCGTTGACCTTCAGGACGGCCGTCTCGTGGTTGCGCACCCGGGTGGAGATCTTCTCGCGCGAGGTGAGCGGGTTGACCCAGCGCAGTCCGTCGGTGCGGATCGTGCCCCGGTAGCGGCCGAAGAGCTGCACGACCCGGGCCTCGCCCGGCGCCACCGTGTTCAGGCCGCTCATCGCTATCACGGAGCCGAGGATCGTGAGGACGCCGACGGCGATCAGCGCCGCCTTGGCCGCGACGGCCGTCGCCACCGCACCCGCCGCGATGAGGCCTCCGCCCGCCAACAGGCCTGCCAGACCGAGGAGTAGGGCCAGACCGCCGCCCACGCTGCGCGCGGTGAACTCCCGTACCCCGTCCGGTGTGGCGATTTGGTTCGTCATCTTTTGCCCCGTTTCTCTGGTCGCGGCCGCTCGGACCGTCTAGCAAATTGATATCACTTTTTTGCGTTGCGGCAACCCTTCGGCTTAGGTGAGCGTCGGTTCCAGTGACGTGGGTGCTGATTCTCACGTCCGAATTGACCGGTATTGGTCATGGTTGGCCAACCTTTGTCACAGCCTGCGGTGTTAGCTTTCTGAGCTGACGTCGGGGGGGAAATCGAGCGGAGCGGGAGCGATGGGCCGAGCAGAAGTGCGTAAGGCGCAGCAGCGCGGTGCGGGGCGTGCGCCGAGCAGACGCGCCAACGGCGCCAAGGACAAGGGCGGCGCCGGCAAACGCACCGGCATACGTCGCTTCTTCACGTGGAAGAAGATCCTCGGGACGTTCCTCGGGATGATCCTGCTCCTCATGGCCGCGGCGATCATCCTCTACTTCTCGGTGAACGAACCCACCGACCCGAACAAGCAGGCCACGCTCCAGAGCAACACCTACCGGTACTCCGACGGCTCGATCATGGCCCGCACCGGTGACACGAACCGCGAG
Above is a genomic segment from Streptomyces sp. NBC_01233 containing:
- a CDS encoding SPFH domain-containing protein; this encodes MTNQIATPDGVREFTARSVGGGLALLLGLAGLLAGGGLIAAGAVATAVAAKAALIAVGVLTILGSVIAMSGLNTVAPGEARVVQLFGRYRGTIRTDGLRWVNPLTSREKISTRVRNHETAVLKVNDAYGNPIELAAVVVWRVEDTARATFEVEDFTEFVETQTEAAVRHIAIEYPYDSHDEGGLSLRGNAEEITEKLAVELHARVEAAGVHIIESRFTHLAYAPEIASAMLQRQQAGAVVAARKQIVEGAVGMVELALTRLAEEEIVELDPERKAAMVSNLMVVLCGDRAAQPVVNTGTLYQ